The genome window ATGAACGATTCTTGCATTTGTTACATTGAAAAGGAGTTCTTACAACAAGTTTCCGTTGAGAGTGTAATGCAACGttttcaaaagatgaaaactcGTCGTCAACAACTTTAGGTAGTTTTTTTATTTGTAAAGACTATCGTATTTTatattgtgtttttaaatttctaatgaCGATTTTCTTTTCATCATTGTATCGTACTTTTATTATGTGATGAACCTTACCCGATCCGAACCATCGAACCGACCCGAAATTCTTTATGTTTGGTTACATGAAATTGGAGTATCTAAAAAAGTGAACCCAGTGAAAAAtattcctggatccgccactgataTTAGAGTCACACTCATCAACAACCATGGCCTGTACACTTCGTCCATTACCATTGATAGTGATGAAATTGCCACACCTGCTACCTCCATTGAACCACCCTGTTGATAGTGCTACTACCGCGGTGTCATCGGAGTGGAAACTACCATCGCATGCTGATTCGCTACCTCCATCACCTCCTTCTTGGAAACTGTTCAATGTTAGTGTCGCCTCCGTTGTACTTGAAACCGGTGGCGAACATTCGTAGGTCGTGTAATATTTGGTGCATGTACAAGACTAGTCCCACTAGTTTGTATTAGttcgtttgttataatttacacgTGTGACACAATGCTTGTACGAATGTTCTATAAATCATAAAGGTTTAACTGAGAAAAGTTAAAGGTGTTAACCTAAGAATCTCAGTTGTCAAAGTTAATCTCGTTAGTTAAGTTGTTAGTGCCCTAAAAGTAGATGTTAGAAAGTTTGGGCTAATGATGTAACTTGTATTAAAACAATTGGAAACGACGTGTTCATTGTGAACATCACAACGTTTCCTCCTATGACTATAAATAGAGTCGCCGGCAACCCCATTTGTATCTATCAAATCAAATCAGTTTATGTATAAATCGTTCGTTCGTCATAGATTGTGTTTATGCAAGTTTATATATTCTCTATTATTTGAGTTAAACTAGTAGAAATACATGCGCTATACAACGGAGTTTCGGTTGGTATCGGTTCGATTTAGTTCGACGCCGGTACTAGGCATAGAACTCGAAATAAATATGCCAAAGAAGATATTGGCATGTATTCTACACtgatcaaaaatcaaaaaaataattttaCATTTGAACAGTATCATTGTGGCAAGTTAAACCGCAAGAGAAATTAACGTtttcaaaactaaaaaaaataaaaataaaaaaaatatgttttttaaaaactaatgagtaaacttccgttttgctccctgtggtttggtcactttaacggttttgccccaaacctttcaaaatagccattttactccctgatctttGAAGGCCTTCATGATTTTGCTCCCCAtccctaactccatccaaattgtttattaactgaaatggtattttggtaatttcaaatATAAAACTGGGTGTATTTTAGTAACACTATAAATaaaagattatattatatatataataataataatacagaTTCATCTTCTCTCTCTTAACACACATTCCAAACCCTACCCCCCATTCCATTTTCAAACCCCCTCTCATATTCTCTGCCGGCGACCGGAGAAGTTCCGGCCGACCACCGGCCTTCTTGTTTCTCCGACACACCAACCCCGCACAACCATCCCTTCCCCTCACCTACTTTACTCTGACGATACATCCCCAACTTCCTCTGCAACACCCTTTGCCCCGTCTTACACACACCacaacgagagagagagagacgcgGAAGAGAGATGCCGGCAACGTCACCTGCTTTCCTCTGATGAAACACCCCCAAATGCCGCTGATtttcgatgatgatgatgatgttgccgTTGATTGTTGAGGACGATGATGATTTACTGATACTGTTGGTGTCGACGGCGAAGGAAGCCGCTGGTGGCAGCCTCTCAACTGGATCTAGGGTTTCGAAACAAGGTTGTGGTGGTCAGGGGCCGTTCTTAGAAGAGCTTTGACAGGGCCACGGCCCGAGCAAGTTTTTttgccgtagtgctaattttccgcatctcgatcgaaattttttatatatactatgtttggcccgggcttgCCCGGGCTTTTTTGagtgcccgtgtctttcggccctggcatgttcaacgggcaagatccgccactggtggtggtggccaGATCTGTGGAGTTTGCGATGGTGGTTGAGGACTGGTGGTGATGGCGGTGGCGGGCTGGTGGTAATGGTGATGGCGGTTTGGTGGAAATGGCAGGTAGTGGTGGTAGTCGATTAGCAGCAGATGGAGGGGATAGGTTGTAGGTGATGAGTGGTGAGGCCGTTGGATCTGTTGACCAAGTATTGATTTCTATATATTTCTTGTTATTACTTCCATTAATCTTCAACACTACAAAAAGGGTTGCAGCGTGTTCTTAATGGTTTTTGATGCTAGAATTAATGATCAAGATTAAGGGATTTGATCTAGTATTGATTTCCTAATGGTGATGTACTGGTGGTTTGGTTTTGAATGTGTTTGATGATACATAACAGACAAAAATAGATTTATCAATAAACAAATTGATTTTAGGAATTAATAACAAATAATTTAATACTTACATTTATAAAATTACTGAAATGCCCTTTTACTTAACGAATACTTTGGATGGAGTTAGGGACGGGGAGCAAAATTATGAAGGCCTTCaaagatcagggagtaaaatggctattttaaAAGGTTTGGGGCAACACCATTAAAGTCactaaaccacagggagcaaaacagcaaaacggaagtttactcaaaaCTAATACtaattaatttctttttaaagtaATATGTTTTTTAAATGCTAACACCACCAGTGGTGCAAAGGTTGGCTTAATGAGAAAAATTTACTTTTACTGTACATCCTCTTTACATTAATATTGTTTATATAACTTGCCGTCGTGGATCTGCCACAGCTCAGCCGCGCGCCGCCGTGGCCGGCTCCATCATCTTCGACGCTGCATTCTCTCTCTTTCTTACAGGTTACACAGAGTCTTTATTTATTGGACAAGACACGTGTTCCCTTTGTATACAGACACCTATTTACTGTTTGGTATGAAATCTCTAAAAAGCCCTTCGTTACTGTTCATTGCattcgtttattaatatataggagaattgATCCTTTGGGCCATCAATAACACCACATATTATTCAGCAATACATATTTCTGTAGTCACGTGCTATGCACAGCTGTCATTACGAATTTGTTACGTTTGTTAGATCAGTTAGTTATCTGTATTATTTGTAATATATATAGAATAGCTTCTTGTAATTAGGTCAGTTGAATAAAAATCAGTTTTTCCCCAATTTCAATTTCTCTCTgattacatggtatcagagcaggaatCTTTCTTCTTCTGATCGATTTTTCATCCTTTCAATCTTCAAATCGTTCATAATCTTCAAAGATCATTCGTAATTCTTCAAATCGTTCATAATCTTCATCGATTTTCAATcacattttcttgttgattcacTATGTCTGGTTCAAATTCAATGATAATCGATCCATCAAATCCGCTGTACCTTCATCCTTCAGATCATCCTGGCATGATTCTCGTCTCAAAAACGTTCGATGGCGTTGGATTCACAACCTGGAAGCGAGCTATGACCATCGCTCTTTCAGCCAAGAACAAATTTGGATTTGTCAAGGATGATTCTCTTCGACCTTCTGATACTACTCAATTTGCTCTTTGGGAACGATGTAATAACATGATAATTTCCTGGATCTTGAACACGTTATCGCGAGAAATCGGTGAAAGCGTTCTCTATACCGAATCGGCACATCAACTTTGGGCAGAATTAAATGATAGGTATGGCAAAGCGAATGGTGCAAAGCTATATCAGTTGCAAAAAAATTTGTGCGAAATTACTCAAGGTAACAATGATATTGCTACCTATTTTACTAAAATCAAATCCAATTGGGATGAATTGAGTGCTTGCAATCTTATTCCATCTTGTTCCTGTGGAGCATCTCGTGTTCTTGCAAAACGAGAAGAAGATCAGCGCTTAATTCAGTTTCTTATGGGATTAAATCCTTCTTATGATGTGGTTCGGGGTACTATCCTTATGATGCAACCTTTACCTTCAATCAATCAGGCGTATGCACTTCTTATTCAAGATGAGAAACAACGAGAAATATCATCTGCTGCTCAATTCTCCACCGAGTCTGCTTCTATGCATGTTAATTCTCAGTTTCAGGGCACTTTGaatggaaaatttgaaaataaaaaacaTCTTGTTTGTTCACACTGCAAGAAAAATGGTCACACTGCTAGTAAGTGTTATCGACTTGTTGGTTTCCCCAAGGAGCTGCAAATATGGCATTTGAAGATGATTCTGATCCGTCGAGCCACAGTGAATCTTTCATTACCACAGAACAATACAATGATTTGATGAAACTTTTGCAAAAGGCACAGTTGACCAAAGAGCCTGCTGAAATTCagcctactacaacaattagCCATGCAAATTTTGCAGGTATGATAACTTCTAATTCTAAAAATTCGAGTATCAATTGGATCATAGATACCGGTGCTAGTGACCACATGTGTCATGATGCTAGCTTGTTCACAGACATTAAACTCCTTTCCAAACCATTTCTCATCGGTCTTCCAAATGGACATGTAATTACAGTTCATAAAATTGGCACTGTTCATTTAACTCAAGACCTTTCTCTTTCTCAGGTCTTATTTGTTCCAGAATTTAAACATAACCTTTTATCCGTGTCTAAACTTTGTCAAGATACTCATGGCATAATTTATTTTTCTGATAAATGTTGCATGCTACAGGCCCTTTCACTGAAGAGGCCACTGGCTCTTGGTAATCTCGTGCGCGGTCTCTACATTTTGAATGCAACCAATAAGCTGTTCATTGATTCCGTTTCTTTTACTACTTCTCATTGTAATTCTGTTGTTACTAGTGCAATTTGGCACAAAAGACTTGGTCATTTACCTTCTTATAAAATGAAACAATTGCCTATTAATTCTAATATTTCTTTGCATTCTTTTGAGCATTGTGATGTTTGTCCTAAAGCTAGGCAACATAAACTTCCTTTTCCACATAGTACTAGATCAACTGTTGCTATATTTGATCTTGTTCATATTGATGTTTGGGGTCCCTATCATACTCCTACTTACAATGGACACAAGTACTTTCTTACTATTGTGGATGATTATAGTCGTACCACTTGGACACACTTATTAGCCACCAAAAGTAATGCCTTTCCTGTTCTTCAAGGTTTTGTTGAAATGGTTGCTACACAATTCAATAAGCACATTAAATGTATTAGATCTGATAATGCGTTTGAACTTGGTTCAGGAAATAAAGAAAAGATTATTTTTTAACCAAAGGTATTATTCATCACACTAGTTGTGTCCAAGTTCCACAACAGAATGGCATTGTGGAACGCAAACATAAACATTTGTTGGAAACCTCTCGAGCTTTACTTTTCCAATCAAAGCTCCCTCTTAAATTCTGGGGTGATTGTGTCTTGACGGCCACATACTTAATAAACAGGTTTCCTTCAAAAGTTCTTAATGGATTGACTCCATTTGAGGTGTTGACATCCAAATCACCATCTTATAATCACCTCAAGGCTTTTGGTTGCCTATGTTATGCTTCCACTCTCAAACAAGGCCGTGATAAGTTCCAACCAAGGGCCTCTCCTTGTCTTTTCATAGGCTATCCTTATGGCAAAAAGGGTTATAAATTTATAACTTACACAGTCATCAGATTTGTGTTTCAAGAGATGTTGTGTTCTTTGAACACATGTTTCCTTCAATACAATCATCTCATACATCTTCGATTTTTCCGTCTCTTGATAACATTTCTTCTTTCTTTGAAGATATTCCTTCTTATTCTCCTACTTCCTCTCATTCTCCTGATTTTGTACCCTCTAATTCTGATCCTCACTATCCTGTTTCTTCTCAGCCTGCTGTCATTCGTAGGTCTTCTAGAACAGTTGTAACCCCTTCTTACTTGAAGGATTATGTTTGCAATCATGTTTCTAGTTCTTCTGAACTTTCTGACTGCACTCATACCTTATTACATGCGTGTTCTGCTGCTGTACAATTACCTGTTACCACCTTGAATATGCCAAGCCAATCTTTACTTCATTCACTTGACCTGTTACACGAGCCTACTTCTTACAAACAGGCTGTCAAATATCAAGCATGGCAAGAGGCTATAAATAAAGAATTTACAGCCCTTCAAGCTAATCATACATGGGACATTGTTGATTTACCTCCGGGTAAGAAACCAATTAAGTGTAAATGGGTTTATAAGATCAAATATCATGCCAATGGTAGTATTGAACGATGTAAAGCACGATTGGTTGTCCGAGGTGACACACAACAATCAGGAATTGATTATAATGAGACGTTTTCCCCTGTTGTAAAAATGACGACCATTCGTAGCCTAATTGCTATTGCGACTAAATTGAAATGGCCAATGTATCAACTTGATGTCAATAATGCTTTTTTGCATGGTGATCTCGATGAAGAAATCTATATGTCTCCTCCACCGGGTATGGATATTCCTTCTCATCAAGTTTTGAAACTTCAAAAATCTCTTTACGGTCTAAAACAGGCTTCTCGTCAATGGTATGGTAAATTGTCCACTGTTCTCAAACAGAAAGGCTTTGTTCGATCTTCTAATGATTATTCATTATTTTCAAAGTCCATGGGCAATTCTACGGTTCATGTTGCagtttatgttgatgacattTTGGTCACCGGTAACAATTCACAAGAGATTGTTGATCTTAAAGATTTTTTACATACCACATTTCAAATTAAAGATCTTGGGATACTTAATTACTTTCTTGGTCTTGAAGTCCTACATCATTCTACTGGTACCATTTTGACTCAACGAAAATTTGCTATGGACCTGGTCAAAGAGTTTGATGATTCTGCTCTTCCTGTTTCTGCCTGCCCATTACCTCCTCACCTACAGCTTCGTACTTCAGATGGTGATGTTCTTCCAGATCCTCTAAAATACCGCCAATTGGTTGGTAAGTTGAATTATCTAACTCACACTCGTCCAGACTTGGCATTTGCTGTTCAGTTTCTTAGCCAGTTTATGCAAGATCCAAGACTTCCACATTGGACTGCTGCATTACATACTATTGCTTATGTTAAAAGAACTGCTTCTCAAGGCTTGTTTTTTAATAACTCTCCTACATTTGAGTTACATGCCTACTGTGATTCGGATTGGGCATCGTGTCCTAACACTCGTAAATCTGTCAGTGGATACTTTGTATCATTCGGAGGTAGTCCTCTTTCTTGGAAATCAAAAAAGCAACCTACTGTGGCTTTAAGCTCTGCAGAAGCAGAATATCGATCGATGAGACGCGTCACTGCTGAACTTGCTTGGTTAACAAGATTATTGTCTGAACTAAAGGTTCCCAGTGTCACTCCAATCCCTCTCAAATGTGACAGCCAAGCCGCTATTCACATCGCTAAAAATCCTCTTTTCCATGAACGCACTAAACACATTGAATTGGACTGCCATTTTGTCCGAGAAAAGCTGCAAGAAGGTCTGATTACTTTGTCTCATACTCATACAATTGATCAGGTTGCTGACATTTTTACCAAGAGTTTGCCCACTGCTCAACATTCGGTTCTGCTGCACAAGTTGGGTGTCTTAGACCCTCCAACTTGAGGGGGGGTGTAGTCACGTGCTATGCACAGCTGTCATTACGAATTTGTTACGTTTGTTAGATCAGTTAGTTATCTGTATTAATTATTTGTAATATATATAGAATAGCTTCTTGTAATTAGGTCAGTTGAATAAAAATCAGTTTTTCCCCAATTTCAATTTCTCTCTGATTACAATTTCCCACCCCACACCAAGCTTTGAATGGCTTACAATATTTATTGCATGTTCTCTATATTCCTTGTTATACTCAAGGGGAAGCCATTGTGGATTTACATACGGATAAATAAGATATAAGTTGAATGCAATTGCATGTAGAAACGTTGTAAAACAATTATTAAGGTTTTGGTACATTCGTATGGTAATCTTGCATTTCCAGAGGCCCCATGTGAGTATTTAGATGATTTTAATTTTGGTTCAAAGTTTCAATTCCTAAGGTAAAAGAATGTTATAAAGGGAAGTGTTGTTACAACTATATCCTTCATGGACTAGTTCGGTTAACTACTATTTGATAAGGGGTCTACTGTAGTTTCCATTATTGTAAGCAACAACTAAATTATTCGTTAGTATTACATTTAAGCTGATCAGCCAATATTAGCCAATACTTGGGATCAGATTAATTATCTCTCTCTCCATCTCTCTTAATTAGTTTCTTAATTTCTCTAAATCTTATAGATATTGAATGGTTATGTCGTAGATCTCAAAATGAAGTGCATGTGGTGTGTTGGCTTTTTCTTCACCGGAGATGAGGGGAGCCTAGGCATTGAAGAACATGCAACCAAATTTTTTAGgaatttaggtttttcattttTTATGTAAAAGCATAAGATTGTCATTTATATAACTTTAACGTAAAAATATAATGGGCATCCACCTAAATGACCAAAAGCGTTATCTGCTTGTGACCAATTTGTACCAAATGTGCAAGTTCTTATACTTTGGGATGTCATACCACAAACCGAGCTTgttatttatgttggattttcTCATCACATACAACAAAGACTTTAAACTCATTACAATATTTCTTTACAAATTCAAACTTTACACAATTGAACTTCAATTTAAGATGTTTTACTATACTTGTTAGATATTTTGACGAGGCTTGAAAACCCACCATGCTCATcttaacatacatgtttaaaacatcCGTTATCACTGATGAAACTATAATTCAAAAACCTGGCTACGAAACCATGTCTACCATGTGCATCATATCATAAGATGCAAATCCAAATACTTACATAATAAAATCTGCCAATATTAGCCCACATTCACACACAAGACTCACATAATACATCTGAATCTTTCCAAAAAAAACGTTCACAATAACTAAGAAATCAATTGGGTCATTTACACCATCGCCACTTCTCAAATATTGGGACACACTTCCTATAATCATTACAAAGCAATCCTAAACATATATTATTAATCCAATTACCCCATCCTTATTTTCGAAGACTAGGGTGTGAATTTCACTCAAAACATATGCCGACCACGAAATTCATGATATTGAGTCGGTTGTAGGTAAAAACCAAGTTGACATTTAATTAAACAGGTGAGATTCCAGTAAATGGAGTGGGTTCACACATTGGATGGTTTATATTTTCATTTTCTTGAAAACATATTTTATGTGATCATAGTTATTTTAATGTAATGTTTTGTAgacatttgtatatatatattttttgtttcgAATTTTTTAAGTGAACTTCAATACGCTTTTCAGGTTGGTGCCACAAACACGCATAAGATTTTCTGGTAAGTAAAATGCTTggatgctccctgtggtttgttaaaataacacctatagtccccaacttttagaaattacatgtatgctccctatggtttgctTGTTTGTTACTTGGATAATCCCTGAAGTGGATGGacgttagttttctcagttaagtggatATAAAATGACAATTTTATCCTTAATGATAAAAAATAGAAATTGATTTGGGCCCaccctttttattttattttattttatttttaaaaccccaccaccacaggTCCACAATTCATCTTCAACCTctatccaccaccatcaccctccATCCACCACCGTCGGCCGCCTCAAACCTTCACCATCACCGCCACAATCACTATCCACCATTTGTGGACTAAAGATCCCACCATCACCCTCCACCATTTAACACTAAACAGTAAACAACTTTTTTGAACCTAAAATCTGCAACTAAGATCCCATAAAAAGATCCCATCATCACTCTCCTCCATTTGTGGACTAAAGATCCCACCATCTGTGTTTAACTTAGAAAAATGAAACAAAATCATGAATAATCCAACTGAGATAACATAACCCAACGAACATACCTTAAACATAAATCATAATATGAGCCTCAAATCTAAAAAACCATCGTTTATACCATAAACAGGTGTCACTGGATTTCTCATAACATATCTAGCTAGAAAACATATGTTTACCCTGTCGCCGAAAATTTTGTCTGAACCACCTGATAGCCCCTGCACCATTAATCCCATCTTTGATCATCATCAAAAATCCACCATGGAACACCACAACATTAATCTCTTTGTATTCTTCCATCATCGCCGCCATAGTAACATCCTTCACCGGAAACCCATAGCAATGCCAATAGTAACCATCATCGCCAGAAAACACCGTGATGGTCAGATCTCTTCCGTTCACTctgctctctttctctctctgcgAATCGATCCAGTGCGAAGTCACGATGGCGTTTGGTGGCTGTTTAGAGTGAGAGACGATTTGGGGGGTTTTTTAGAAGAAGAAGGAGCTGGGGGtggatttttatatattatattatattaataattaaCTGTGGGGTCTAATGATATTTAACAAGGGGTAGTTTTGTCATTTTACAtagacttaactgagaaaactaacatccatccacttcagggactatctgagtaacaaacTAGCAAACCATAGAGAGCACAcatgtaatttccaaaagttggggactatatgtgttattttaccaaaccacagggagcatccGTGCATTTTACTTTTTCTAGTCGGTGTAAATTGTTCGTGACTTGATTAACCCATACAAATAAAAATTGAAGACATAAGTCTATAATAGGCTTGTAGTTGGCTAGCTCTATTTTTGTGTGCATTTGAATTAAAAGCTAATTTGCATGTTAAATtgttgtatgtatatttttaataaGATAATGTACGTCAGTTCTTACAAACCAGATTGCTATGTTACTTTATTTAAACAAAAGAATAACAACAGTTACATTATAATAAATTCTCCTCAAATTTTAAAGATAATAAAATAAGTAGCATCATATTAGTTGATAATGGAACATAGAAAGAGAAAGTTATGCATCTGACCAAGTTATTTCTAATTCTCCCTGATTAACTTCTGATACACCCAAAGCTTCCCAAACAGCTTTAGAGGCATCAACAATGTTATTGCGGCATGGGGGTTGATAGGCATGCTCTTCATCACAACCCATATTAGAGTCACACTCATCAACAACCATGGCCTGTACACTTCGTCCATTACCATTGATACTGATGAAATTGCCACACCTACTACCTCCATTGAACCACCCTGTTGACAGTGCTACTACCGCAGTGTCATCGGAGTGGAAACTACCGTCGCATGCTGATTCGCTACCTCCATCACCTCCTTCTTGGAAACTGTTCAATGTTAGTGTCGCCTCCGTTGTACTTGAAACCGGTGGCGAACATTCGTAGGTCGTGTAAAATTGTCCTTCGACGCAACACTCCGAGTTATTTTCGGTGTTGCATTGTTGAGATGGTTCTTTACCAGTTATGCCTGCGCTAGGCTGGCAGGTTTGAGCCTCAATCTGTGGGGAGCATGCAAGAACAAGAACCAGCAATGCAACCAGGAAGGCACCCATGCTCAAGATCTTTGTATTTGATTAGTTATTCTTTCGTTCTCTACTACAGTTATGAAAGGTAGGGTGAaagcagtggcggatccaggaataTTTTTCACTGGGTTCACTTTTTTAGATACTCCAATTTCATGTAACCAAACATAAAGAATTTCGGGTCGGTTCGATGGTTCGGATCGGGTAAGGTTCATCACATAATAAAAGTACGATACAATGATGAAAAGAAAATCGtcattagaaatttaaaaacacaatatAAAATACGATAGTCTTTACAAATAAAAAAACTACCTAAAGTTGTTGACGACgagttttcatcttttgaaaaCGTTGCATTACACTCTCAACGGAAACTTGTTGTAAGAACTCCTTTTCAATGTAACAAATGCAAGAATCGTTCATGTATCCACCACTTAATCGAACTGTTCTGTAATCAAGTAAGCAATATTAACTTAAAAGCCACTTAATCAAGTAAGCAATATCAACAGAACAGATGAACAGATGAAACCCAatttttaaacccaatttttattaaaaaccacTTAATCGAatttttaaacccaatttttaaaccCACTGTTAACTTAAAAACCCAATTTTTAACCCCAATTTTTATGTAATCAAGTAATCAACAGATGAAAGCTGTACATCAAGTAATCAATCGAGTAATCAATCGAACTAAGATGAGGATAATCAATTAGTTCGTATAAAACAAAGAGACATAAAACTAACTGTAAATCTGTAATCACGGAGTGACGGAGGCGGAGGCGGTGGAGCAGCAGGAGCCGGAGGCGGCGGAGCAGCCGGAGGCGGAGGAGGGCGGAGGGCGGAGGCTTGTTTGCTGCGGAGATGCTGCTGTTCGCTGCTGCTGTTCGTGTATTTGGCGGCCGTATGTTTTCCAATATAACCCTAAATGGGTTTTAATGTTTTTATTactttaaagaaaaaaaattaaaagagaaattaaaaaaaaacggaCAAAAAAATATGCAGTGCCGAGATTCGAACCCGGGTGGGTTAGGAAGAAAAGCGCGATTTTAACCAGTGGAACCAAGGCCTTTCATGTTTATGGGTTCCTTTTACAATATACTTATGGGTTCCTTTTCAGCTtcttatatatatttacactaaaaattaaaaaaagactgggttcccgggaacccgtAATTTGTACGTAAGTCCGCCCCTGGGTGAAAGTTGTTGGTATTTATAAGAGGTCTTGGTTGCTGAGGAAGAGTTTTTCTCTAATGTGTTCATATTCTACAATGAAAGAGGACTTGGTCTTCTAGCAAAAGCTTATTTGGTTAACCACCACTTGCACCAATAAGTAAATGCCCATTTGTAAaaccccccaacccccccccccccccccccccccacttgcACCCAGAATTAATACGGATATAAACAAAAGAGCGGATTTTTTTTGTGAAAGGATCATTTCATGTTCGAGCCATTTTCTTTCGCAAAACATATAGCAAAAAAGTTGCAatattaaaaaaatggtttttaaatgatttcctatatatatatatataactaaaaccACGTTAACACTTACAGAGTCAAAGCATGAAAAACTTTTGTATAAACCATAAAAGTTAATAAACAATAATATCTGTCTAAAATAAAATACTAAGTACTTATATCAAACATAACCAAATTACCATAAGGAGAATTTAATTTGGTTCTTGAGGTTTATGAGGAAATTTCTAGCAAATTACACCCTGCCAACTTACTAGCATTTGGTCCATTTCAACCACCACTTGCACCAATAAGTAAATACCCACTTGGAAACCATTGACTACTAGGAGCTCCTTGTAATAAATGTAGGagttaagggtttttttttttttttttttttccttgttTTGCAAAAATTACACTTCAATACAAAAGTTATGTCACTGCTGGAATTCATTCTGAATTGACTAACTCCAATTTCATTAATATTTTATGATATAACTACTGGTTAATCTTGTTAGTTAAGTTAGAAAGTTTAGTTAGTATTGTTAGTGCCCTAAATGTAATTGTTAGAAAGTTTGGGCTAATGATGGAACTTGTATTAAAGCCAATTGGAAGCGACGCGTTCATTGTGA of Helianthus annuus cultivar XRQ/B chromosome 1, HanXRQr2.0-SUNRISE, whole genome shotgun sequence contains these proteins:
- the LOC110876439 gene encoding kiwellin-1, producing MGAFLVALLVLVLACSPQIEAQTCQPSAGITGKEPSQQCNTENNSECCVEGQFYTTYECSPPVSSTTEATLTLNSFQEGGDGGSESACDGSFHSDDTAVVALSTGWFNGGSRCGNFISINGNGRSVQAMVVDECDSNMGCDEEHAYQPPCRNNIVDASKAVWEALGVSEVNQGELEITWSDA
- the LOC110930477 gene encoding putative ripening-related protein 1: MYRQSKVGEGKGWLCGVGVSEKQEGRWSAGTSPVAGREYERGFENGMGGRVWNSCTCTKYYTTYECSPPVSSTTEATLTLNSFQEGGDGGSESACDGSFHSDDTAVVALSTGWFNGGSRCGNFITINGNGRSVQAMVVDECDSNMGCDEEHAYQPPCRNNIVDASKAVWEALDVSEVNQGELEITWSDA